One segment of Sphingomonas telluris DNA contains the following:
- the map gene encoding type I methionyl aminopeptidase, translating to MTQYITVDADDRVEARNGVIKLHGPEGFEGMRRAGRLAAEILDALVPHVVPGVTTEELDDIVREHMLREGAVPATLGYRGYTKSCCTSINHVVCHGIPEDRKLKDGDIVNIDVTPIVDGWHGDTSRMYLVGDVPLKARRLVDVTYECLMIGLEQAKPGNRLGDIASAIQRHAEGQRYTVVRDFCGHGVGRLFHDSPEVVHAGRPGTGPELKPGMFFTVEPMINIGRPDVKLLDDGWTAVTRDRSLSAQFEHSIGITEDGCEIFTKSPKGLDKPPYA from the coding sequence ATGACCCAGTACATCACAGTCGATGCCGACGACCGCGTCGAGGCACGGAACGGCGTTATCAAGCTGCACGGCCCCGAAGGCTTCGAGGGCATGCGCCGCGCGGGCCGGCTCGCTGCGGAGATCCTCGATGCGCTCGTCCCGCACGTCGTCCCCGGCGTGACGACCGAAGAGCTCGACGACATCGTCCGCGAGCACATGCTGCGCGAAGGGGCGGTTCCCGCGACGCTCGGCTATCGCGGCTATACGAAGAGCTGCTGCACCTCGATCAACCACGTCGTGTGCCACGGCATTCCGGAGGACCGGAAGCTGAAGGACGGCGACATCGTCAACATCGACGTGACGCCGATCGTCGATGGCTGGCACGGTGACACGAGCCGCATGTACCTGGTCGGCGACGTTCCACTGAAGGCGCGCCGCCTCGTGGACGTCACCTACGAATGCCTGATGATCGGCCTGGAGCAGGCCAAGCCCGGCAACCGCCTCGGCGACATCGCCTCTGCGATCCAGCGCCATGCCGAGGGCCAGCGCTACACCGTCGTGCGCGACTTCTGCGGGCATGGCGTCGGCCGCCTGTTCCACGACAGCCCGGAAGTCGTCCACGCCGGGCGCCCGGGAACTGGCCCCGAGCTCAAGCCCGGCATGTTCTTCACCGTCGAGCCGATGATCAACATCGGCCGCCCCGACGTGAAGCTGCTCGACGACGGCTGGACCGCAGTGACGCGCGACCGCTCGCTCTCGGCGCAGTTCGAGCATTCGATCGGCATCACCGAGGACGGCTGCGAGATTTTTACGAAGAGCCCTAAGGGCCTCGACAAGCCTCCCTACGCCTGA
- a CDS encoding TIR domain-containing protein — protein MPNDDHRPTIFLSYAHADKPRAQRVAAALQRDFTVWWDELIEGGSRFARSIDEALDAADAVVVLWSTNSVESDWVRDEATHARDRHRLVPLSLDGTKPPLGFRQYQIIDLTHWRGRPDAPQMEAVRRAIEAALGQEPVERKPSSAPVTRRNAIVGAGAAAAAAVAGAIAWKTGLLGSSPASARSIAVLPFKNVTGDPSQAFLSDGLTEEVRSALARNAGLMVLAATTSNTVKDDAGDAKSIADKLGVAYLLDGSVQRDGDRVRVGTNLTNGKTGFSEWSQRVDRQLGDIFAFQSEIARSVSNALSVQMATDSPGLGGTRDARALEAYLRGKALYNLAKDADTDRQARAEYEVAIAADPKFALAHAALSRVLASIASQSAAASELKPLYTAAEREAEQAISLAPTLPQGHLALGYSKFAGFMDVRGARPSYDRAYQLGRGDADIVLLCAIYMVRGRRFDEARDAIDRALALDPLNPRTHRAAGAISYASRKYPEAVGQYRRALQLNPRISVAHASMGDALMEMGRLNEARAAYEAEPASMFRLRGLAILEHRAGNEAAAEKAFSQLVNEVGDAATYQQAEVMAQWGKPVEALMLLGRAKVIGDSGLSLIATDPLLDPIAKDPRFQRFVSDLGFA, from the coding sequence ATGCCGAACGACGATCATCGTCCGACGATCTTCCTTAGCTACGCGCATGCCGACAAGCCTCGCGCCCAGCGCGTCGCTGCTGCCTTGCAGCGCGATTTCACCGTCTGGTGGGACGAGCTGATCGAAGGCGGCTCCCGGTTCGCCCGGTCGATCGACGAAGCACTGGATGCGGCCGATGCCGTGGTCGTGCTTTGGTCCACGAATTCCGTCGAGTCCGACTGGGTCAGGGACGAAGCCACGCACGCACGCGACCGGCACCGGCTGGTGCCGCTGTCGCTCGACGGGACCAAGCCGCCGCTCGGCTTCCGGCAATATCAAATCATCGACCTGACGCATTGGCGCGGACGGCCGGACGCTCCGCAAATGGAGGCGGTGCGCCGGGCGATCGAGGCGGCGCTGGGGCAGGAGCCTGTTGAGCGGAAGCCATCGTCCGCGCCCGTGACACGGCGTAACGCGATCGTAGGCGCGGGCGCCGCGGCTGCAGCCGCCGTTGCGGGCGCCATCGCCTGGAAGACCGGGCTGCTCGGGTCGTCGCCGGCCTCCGCCCGAAGCATCGCCGTCCTTCCGTTCAAGAACGTCACGGGCGATCCGAGCCAGGCCTTCCTGTCCGATGGCCTTACCGAGGAGGTCCGCTCGGCGCTTGCACGAAACGCGGGCCTCATGGTGCTCGCGGCGACCACTTCGAACACAGTGAAGGACGATGCCGGCGATGCGAAGTCGATCGCCGACAAGCTGGGCGTGGCGTACCTGCTGGACGGCTCGGTGCAGCGGGACGGCGATCGCGTTCGGGTGGGCACGAACCTCACCAACGGCAAGACCGGATTTTCCGAATGGTCGCAGCGTGTCGACCGGCAATTGGGGGACATTTTCGCCTTTCAGTCCGAGATCGCGCGGAGCGTTTCGAATGCCCTGTCGGTGCAGATGGCCACGGATTCCCCGGGGCTGGGCGGGACAAGGGACGCAAGGGCGCTCGAAGCCTATTTGCGTGGGAAAGCCCTCTACAATCTCGCCAAGGATGCGGACACGGACCGCCAAGCGCGGGCGGAATATGAAGTCGCCATCGCGGCCGATCCGAAGTTCGCATTGGCGCATGCGGCCTTGTCTCGCGTGCTGGCGTCGATTGCCTCACAAAGCGCGGCCGCGAGCGAGCTAAAGCCGCTCTATACGGCCGCCGAGCGCGAGGCCGAGCAGGCGATCAGCCTGGCGCCTACGCTGCCGCAGGGACATTTGGCGCTTGGCTATTCGAAGTTTGCCGGCTTCATGGATGTTCGTGGAGCCCGGCCATCCTACGACAGGGCATATCAGCTTGGCCGGGGTGACGCCGACATTGTCCTGCTATGCGCCATCTACATGGTCCGCGGGCGGCGGTTCGACGAGGCGAGGGACGCGATCGACCGAGCTTTGGCGCTCGATCCGCTCAATCCTCGTACGCACCGTGCGGCCGGTGCGATTTCATACGCATCACGCAAATATCCTGAGGCCGTCGGTCAGTATCGCCGCGCGCTGCAGTTGAATCCCAGAATCTCAGTCGCCCACGCTTCCATGGGCGATGCCTTGATGGAAATGGGTAGGTTGAACGAGGCTCGGGCAGCCTATGAAGCGGAGCCTGCGAGCATGTTCCGGCTTCGCGGGCTCGCGATCCTCGAGCATCGCGCGGGGAATGAAGCCGCGGCTGAGAAGGCCTTTTCGCAGCTCGTGAACGAGGTAGGCGACGCGGCGACCTACCAGCAGGCCGAGGTCATGGCACAATGGGGGAAGCCGGTGGAGGCCCTGATGCTCCTCGGTCGCGCGAAGGTCATCGGGGATTCTGGCCTCAGCCTGATCGCCACAGACCCGCTGCTGGACCCGATCGCCAAGGACCCGCGCTTCCAGCGCTTCGTGAGCGACCTAGGCTTCGCCTGA
- a CDS encoding P-II family nitrogen regulator: MKKVEAVIKPFKLDDVKDALHDAGVSGITVTEVKGFGRQKGHTELYRGAEYVIDFLPKVKIEVVVEDSLVDNVVEAIAESARTGRIGDGKIFVSDIEQAVRIRTGDRGADAI, encoded by the coding sequence GTGAAAAAGGTCGAGGCAGTCATAAAGCCGTTCAAGCTCGACGACGTGAAGGACGCGCTTCACGACGCCGGCGTCTCCGGCATAACCGTCACCGAGGTGAAGGGTTTCGGCCGCCAGAAGGGCCATACGGAGCTCTACCGCGGCGCCGAATATGTCATCGACTTCCTGCCCAAGGTGAAGATCGAGGTCGTCGTCGAGGACAGCCTGGTCGACAATGTGGTGGAAGCGATCGCGGAGTCCGCCCGCACCGGCCGCATCGGCGACGGCAAGATCTTCGTGTCCGACATCGAACAGGCGGTCCGCATCCGCACCGGAGACCGCGGCGCCGACGCGATCTAG
- a CDS encoding ABC transporter ATP-binding protein, which translates to MIGAESSRSSTLGGALRFLLDHLPQARRRQLAGLSVLIVVGALAEMATVVGALPFLSFLAADHASKGFGKISNALTGMGLHSSTEMIVATGILLMVLAVIAGAIRLWLVAVGQRWAFGAGHDLGVDIQRRILLQPYDFHIARNSSDVLAILEKVHMLSTSVLLQLVYGSSAAVVTVLIVATLVAIDPVAALFSLGIFGLLYALVSRVAARRLHRNSAISARSYDQRLRVVLESLGGIRDVIIDGSQQLHLESFRAIDREFTKASASTQFIGAAPRHVIEAVGTVVIIALALLLWSREGSLALALPILGAMSIGAFRLLPYLQQLYFSWAVLAGNRSIAFEVADFMTLPEGREGTTDAPAPMPFRNSIRLENVSFAYARAPRPALVDIAFDVPRGSVVFVAGRTGSGKSTLGDVLMGLLEPSSGRVLIDGEPLRPAQWRSWRRNIAHVPQSIFLADTSIARNIAFGVAEGAIDLERVEAAVRGACLQDVIFDLPQGLDTVVGERGARLSGGQRQRLGIARAIYRDAPVLFLDEATSALDSATEDAVLRSITHASEGRTIFIISHRASVMDYCDSIVRLDGGRLIETATTRAPSPGKAAFP; encoded by the coding sequence ATGATCGGCGCTGAATCAAGCCGTTCCAGCACTTTGGGCGGAGCTCTTCGCTTCCTCCTCGATCACCTGCCTCAGGCGCGGCGGCGTCAACTGGCGGGGCTGTCGGTCCTGATCGTCGTCGGCGCGCTCGCCGAGATGGCGACCGTAGTCGGCGCGCTGCCGTTCCTTTCCTTCCTCGCCGCCGATCACGCGTCCAAGGGTTTCGGGAAAATTTCCAACGCGCTCACCGGAATGGGCCTGCATTCGTCAACAGAGATGATTGTGGCCACCGGCATCCTGCTCATGGTTCTGGCCGTGATCGCCGGAGCGATACGACTCTGGCTGGTCGCGGTCGGCCAGCGATGGGCGTTCGGTGCCGGCCATGATCTGGGCGTCGACATACAGCGCCGGATCCTGCTGCAGCCGTACGATTTCCACATCGCTCGAAATAGCAGCGACGTGCTTGCCATTCTCGAGAAGGTCCACATGCTCTCGACGAGCGTGCTTCTGCAGCTCGTCTACGGCTCCAGCGCGGCGGTCGTCACGGTGCTGATCGTCGCGACGCTGGTCGCGATCGATCCCGTTGCAGCCCTGTTCTCGCTGGGCATCTTCGGCCTGCTCTACGCGCTCGTGTCGCGTGTTGCGGCGCGCCGTCTCCATCGCAACTCCGCGATCTCGGCGCGAAGCTACGACCAGCGTCTGCGGGTCGTGCTAGAAAGCCTCGGAGGGATTCGGGACGTCATCATCGATGGCAGTCAGCAACTCCACCTCGAATCTTTCCGCGCCATAGATCGCGAGTTCACGAAGGCCAGCGCGAGCACGCAGTTCATCGGAGCCGCGCCGCGCCATGTGATCGAGGCGGTGGGCACAGTCGTGATCATCGCGCTCGCGCTGCTGCTCTGGTCCCGCGAGGGGAGTCTTGCGCTTGCCCTGCCGATCCTTGGAGCCATGTCGATCGGCGCCTTCCGGCTGCTGCCATACCTTCAGCAACTGTATTTCAGCTGGGCAGTGCTCGCCGGCAATCGCTCTATCGCATTCGAGGTGGCCGACTTCATGACGCTTCCCGAGGGGCGAGAGGGCACGACGGACGCTCCGGCGCCGATGCCGTTTCGCAACTCCATTCGCCTCGAGAACGTGAGCTTCGCCTACGCCCGAGCCCCTCGGCCTGCGCTGGTCGACATCGCATTCGATGTTCCGCGCGGTTCAGTTGTGTTTGTCGCGGGCAGGACCGGCAGTGGAAAGAGCACGCTCGGCGACGTGCTCATGGGCCTGCTCGAACCGAGCTCCGGCCGCGTACTCATCGACGGTGAGCCCCTCCGGCCCGCACAATGGCGGTCATGGCGGCGAAACATCGCTCATGTGCCTCAGTCGATTTTCCTCGCCGATACGAGCATCGCCCGGAACATCGCTTTTGGTGTCGCGGAAGGGGCCATCGATCTTGAGCGGGTCGAGGCAGCCGTGCGAGGCGCCTGCCTGCAGGACGTGATCTTCGACTTGCCGCAGGGTCTCGATACGGTCGTCGGGGAACGCGGCGCGCGTTTGTCCGGAGGACAGCGGCAAAGGCTGGGGATTGCCAGGGCCATCTACCGCGACGCGCCGGTGCTGTTTCTTGACGAGGCCACGAGCGCGCTCGATAGCGCGACCGAGGATGCGGTGCTCCGGTCGATTACCCATGCTTCCGAAGGCAGGACGATCTTCATCATCAGCCATCGCGCCAGTGTCATGGACTATTGTGACTCGATTGTCCGTTTGGACGGCGGAAGGCTGATCGAGACGGCCACGACGCGCGCGCCGAGCCCAGGAAAAGCCGCCTTTCCCTAG
- a CDS encoding serine protease produces MLHILLLAAAIQAAEPEQEQEGETGASPWQAEIYSNFTGWTPEELAERDPWDLAHRCGGSLIANGWVLTAAHCIDQAKVDKGYRVRLGADYLDNDEGVTFRIDRMVRHADWNKAEHLYDIALIHYVADKDTHVGSAGPIAPIPLYEGPPLEAGVDVYASGWGQAEEGKDKGFQAELTAVDLRTVDCADYPQYEGKTREYQMCATGRTPGDDADTCTGDSGGPLVLDDPQVLVGVVNWGIGCYRADSAGVYLRIDNEHFRDWIARAMAAAPTVNELR; encoded by the coding sequence ATGCTCCATATCCTGCTGCTCGCGGCCGCGATTCAGGCGGCCGAGCCCGAACAAGAGCAAGAAGGGGAAACCGGCGCGTCTCCCTGGCAAGCCGAGATCTACAGCAACTTTACGGGCTGGACGCCCGAGGAGCTTGCCGAGCGCGACCCATGGGACCTCGCGCACCGCTGCGGCGGCTCGCTGATCGCCAACGGCTGGGTCCTGACTGCCGCGCACTGCATCGACCAGGCGAAGGTCGACAAGGGCTATCGGGTACGGCTCGGCGCCGACTATCTCGACAATGACGAGGGCGTGACCTTTCGTATCGACCGGATGGTGCGCCATGCCGACTGGAACAAGGCCGAGCATCTCTACGACATCGCCCTGATCCACTACGTCGCCGACAAGGATACGCATGTCGGCAGCGCGGGGCCGATCGCGCCCATCCCCCTCTACGAGGGTCCGCCGCTCGAAGCCGGCGTGGACGTCTATGCTTCGGGCTGGGGCCAAGCCGAGGAAGGCAAGGACAAGGGCTTCCAGGCGGAGCTCACCGCCGTCGACCTCAGGACGGTCGATTGCGCGGACTACCCACAATACGAGGGCAAGACGCGCGAGTATCAGATGTGCGCAACCGGCCGCACGCCCGGCGACGACGCCGATACCTGCACCGGCGACAGCGGCGGACCGCTCGTGCTCGACGATCCGCAAGTGCTAGTCGGCGTCGTGAACTGGGGCATCGGCTGCTATCGCGCGGATAGCGCCGGCGTTTATCTCCGGATCGACAACGAGCATTTCCGCGACTGGATCGCCCGCGCAATGGCGGCCGCTCCAACCGTCAACGAATTGCGTTAG
- a CDS encoding acyl-CoA thioesterase, producing the protein MESSCPAMFRHPVAIEPADIDHMGHVNNSVYLKWVQDAVVDYWQSVAPPDAVARHLWVALKHEISYRKPTFLQDTVVAEVIADKVEGARAYFTTVVRRGQEVLSEVKSCWCCLDAVTQRPARLARDVVSRFLPPTA; encoded by the coding sequence ATGGAGTCGAGCTGCCCCGCCATGTTCCGCCACCCTGTCGCGATCGAGCCTGCCGACATCGACCACATGGGGCACGTGAACAACAGCGTATACCTGAAGTGGGTCCAGGACGCGGTGGTCGACTATTGGCAGAGCGTCGCTCCGCCAGACGCAGTGGCGCGCCACCTCTGGGTCGCGCTCAAGCATGAGATTTCCTACCGCAAGCCGACGTTCCTGCAGGACACCGTGGTCGCGGAGGTGATCGCGGACAAGGTCGAAGGCGCCCGCGCCTACTTCACCACCGTCGTCCGCCGCGGACAGGAGGTGCTCAGCGAAGTGAAGAGCTGCTGGTGCTGCCTCGACGCGGTCACGCAGCGACCGGCGCGGCTTGCGAGAGACGTCGTCAGCAGGTTTCTTCCGCCCACTGCGTAG
- a CDS encoding queuosine precursor transporter has product MGDSEQDPVKIEAGALHDRRLRYFDFVMAAFVTILLLSNVLGAGKVAVIRLPVIGDWPFGAGILFFPISYVIGDVLTEVYGYARARRCIWAGTAALLFMAFMAMVVVALPPAKDWTGQAAYEQVFGQVPRIVFASILAFWAGEFANSLVLAKMKVWTEGKYLWMRTIGSTLVGQGVDSLIFYPLAFWGATGWTNDLVIKVLLTQWVLKVSWEVILTPVTYAVVGFLKRREGVDVFDERTDFTPFAAKI; this is encoded by the coding sequence GTGGGGGACAGCGAGCAGGATCCGGTCAAGATCGAGGCAGGGGCGCTGCACGACCGCCGCCTGCGTTATTTCGACTTCGTGATGGCGGCATTCGTCACCATCCTCCTGCTTTCGAATGTGCTGGGGGCGGGGAAGGTTGCAGTCATCCGCTTGCCCGTCATCGGCGATTGGCCATTCGGCGCGGGCATTCTTTTCTTCCCCATCTCCTACGTCATCGGCGACGTCCTGACTGAGGTCTACGGCTACGCCCGCGCGCGCCGGTGCATCTGGGCGGGGACGGCGGCGCTACTGTTCATGGCGTTCATGGCGATGGTCGTCGTTGCCTTGCCGCCGGCCAAGGATTGGACGGGACAAGCGGCCTATGAGCAGGTGTTCGGCCAGGTGCCGCGCATCGTCTTCGCTTCGATCCTGGCGTTCTGGGCGGGTGAGTTCGCCAACAGCCTGGTCCTCGCCAAGATGAAGGTCTGGACCGAAGGCAAATATCTCTGGATGCGGACCATCGGCAGCACGCTAGTCGGGCAGGGCGTCGACAGCCTCATCTTCTACCCGCTAGCCTTCTGGGGCGCGACCGGATGGACCAACGACCTGGTGATCAAGGTCCTGCTGACCCAATGGGTGCTGAAGGTCAGCTGGGAAGTCATCCTGACGCCGGTCACTTACGCCGTGGTCGGCTTCCTCAAGCGCCGCGAAGGAGTCGACGTGTTCGACGAACGCACGGATTTCACGCCTTTCGCCGCGAAAATTTAA
- a CDS encoding helix-turn-helix transcriptional regulator — translation MAPDELRTAMRTLGYRTQNDLANAIGVSRSAVSLWLEGKVGVPRPVAMLLRMLIAAQRRVY, via the coding sequence ATGGCGCCGGACGAGCTGCGTACGGCTATGCGGACGCTGGGATATCGGACGCAGAACGACCTCGCCAACGCGATAGGCGTCAGCCGCTCGGCGGTCAGCCTCTGGCTCGAAGGCAAAGTGGGCGTTCCGCGCCCGGTCGCGATGCTTCTGCGGATGCTGATCGCCGCCCAGCGGCGCGTCTACTAG
- a CDS encoding DegT/DnrJ/EryC1/StrS family aminotransferase produces MSSAPKELGAMEDLRLRPDEAWPAFEEDEIEAAGAVLRSGKVNQWTGPDVSAFERACTERFGGCHGVAVANGSVALELALRALGIESKDEVIVTPRSFVASAFCVMLVGAKPMFADVEPASGNISAETVERVLTPRTKAIIPVHLAGWPADMPAIMELAGRHGVKVIEDCAQSPGATVDGRPAGSFGDAAAFSFCQDKIITTGGEGGFVSFRDADAHERAWAFKDHGKNRAKALAPPDNPGQFRWLHDSVGTNWRLTGPQAAIGLAQLGKLDAWLKTRARNAQIWIDALSETRGISMPLPREGMRHAFYKLYFQLEPGTGTSARTEILRRSAAEGIRVFSGSCSEIYRELAFNGMPTPNCPTAQRLSETSLMVEVHPTLRPDLIMRRAQRLAQIISDVLSESAAKDH; encoded by the coding sequence ATGAGCAGCGCTCCGAAGGAGCTCGGTGCGATGGAGGATCTCCGGCTCCGACCGGACGAGGCCTGGCCCGCATTTGAAGAAGACGAGATTGAGGCAGCGGGCGCGGTGCTGCGCTCCGGCAAGGTCAACCAGTGGACCGGTCCCGATGTCTCAGCATTCGAACGCGCCTGTACCGAACGCTTTGGCGGGTGCCACGGTGTCGCTGTCGCAAACGGCTCGGTTGCGCTGGAACTGGCACTTCGGGCTCTCGGAATTGAGTCGAAGGATGAGGTCATTGTCACGCCGCGATCGTTCGTGGCGTCGGCTTTCTGCGTGATGCTCGTTGGCGCAAAGCCGATGTTTGCGGACGTCGAGCCAGCCAGCGGAAACATCAGCGCCGAGACGGTCGAACGGGTCCTGACGCCGCGGACCAAGGCGATCATTCCGGTCCATCTCGCCGGCTGGCCTGCCGACATGCCGGCGATCATGGAACTCGCGGGCCGTCACGGAGTGAAGGTTATCGAGGATTGCGCTCAGAGCCCCGGCGCAACCGTGGACGGACGCCCCGCGGGCAGCTTCGGGGACGCAGCTGCATTCTCCTTTTGTCAGGACAAGATCATCACTACGGGCGGCGAAGGGGGCTTCGTCAGCTTCCGCGACGCGGATGCCCATGAACGGGCATGGGCATTCAAGGACCATGGGAAGAACCGCGCGAAGGCACTCGCGCCGCCAGACAATCCCGGTCAATTCCGCTGGCTCCACGACAGCGTCGGGACGAACTGGCGCCTCACCGGCCCCCAAGCTGCGATCGGGCTTGCCCAGCTTGGCAAGCTCGACGCTTGGCTCAAAACGCGTGCGCGGAATGCTCAGATCTGGATCGACGCACTATCCGAAACTCGCGGAATCAGCATGCCCCTCCCGCGGGAAGGCATGCGTCACGCCTTCTACAAGTTGTATTTTCAGCTTGAGCCGGGAACTGGCACGTCTGCTCGGACGGAAATTCTGCGCCGCTCGGCCGCAGAAGGGATTCGAGTTTTCTCTGGCTCTTGCAGCGAAATCTATCGTGAGCTGGCCTTCAACGGGATGCCCACGCCCAATTGCCCAACCGCGCAGCGGCTCAGCGAAACGAGTTTGATGGTCGAAGTGCACCCGACGCTGCGCCCGGACCTTATAATGCGGCGAGCTCAACGGCTTGCTCAAATAATCTCGGATGTTTTGTCCGAATCAGCTGCTAAGGACCATTGA
- a CDS encoding L,D-transpeptidase family protein, translating into MKRLIALLVLTCAAASAAARPANDKNLPVVLRAATLQPGEYAWESRAASTGPLFVVINLASQRAMVYRDGVLIGASTISTGSKDRETPTGVFPILEKQLVHRSSTYDNAPMPYMQRLTSKGVALHAGNLPGYAASHGCIRLPTGFAKLLYGATEIGTPVMITDSAQVAEQQRRMDEFVRANDDFVRQREEQQAAANRALAEFERAKAEHAEAVRRHEEEMAKFKSEVGSE; encoded by the coding sequence GTGAAACGGCTAATTGCATTACTGGTTTTGACATGCGCTGCGGCTTCGGCTGCCGCGCGCCCAGCAAATGACAAAAATCTGCCCGTCGTGTTGAGGGCAGCTACGCTCCAACCCGGCGAATACGCCTGGGAATCCAGGGCTGCTTCGACCGGTCCTCTGTTCGTGGTCATCAATCTCGCGTCGCAGCGCGCCATGGTCTACCGCGACGGCGTTCTCATTGGCGCGTCGACGATCTCGACGGGCAGCAAGGATCGCGAGACACCAACAGGGGTGTTCCCCATCCTGGAAAAGCAACTCGTGCATCGGTCCAGCACGTACGACAATGCACCGATGCCCTACATGCAGCGCCTCACGTCGAAGGGCGTCGCATTGCATGCAGGCAACCTGCCGGGATACGCGGCCTCGCATGGCTGCATCCGCCTGCCGACGGGTTTCGCCAAGCTCCTCTACGGAGCCACTGAGATCGGCACGCCGGTTATGATCACGGATTCCGCGCAGGTCGCCGAGCAGCAGCGCAGGATGGACGAATTCGTGCGCGCCAACGACGACTTCGTCCGTCAGAGGGAGGAGCAGCAGGCGGCGGCGAACCGAGCCCTTGCCGAATTCGAACGGGCGAAGGCGGAGCACGCGGAGGCCGTGCGGCGGCACGAGGAGGAAATGGCGAAGTTCAAATCGGAAGTTGGGTCGGAATAG
- a CDS encoding competence/damage-inducible protein A has protein sequence MNDERVWTAALLVIGDEILSGRTQDRNVAQVASWLNRQGIRLAEVRIVPDDEQRIADAVNAMRTQNDYLITTGGIGPTHDDITVDSIALAFGVPVIVHPEARRILEEYYATRGGLNDARLRMARTPEGAELIQNEESGAPGVKIGNVYILAGVPSIAAQMLEALDGKLEGGRPVVSVTVGAYAAESEVADILRETEASHPGVVIGSYPFFRDGRHGANFVLRSVDGPLAEGTADELSRRLVEAGLDPVRGGI, from the coding sequence ATGAACGACGAGCGGGTCTGGACTGCGGCGCTGCTGGTGATCGGCGACGAAATTCTGTCGGGCAGGACTCAGGACAGGAATGTCGCGCAGGTCGCGTCATGGCTGAACCGCCAGGGCATCCGCCTGGCCGAAGTGCGGATCGTCCCGGACGACGAGCAGCGGATCGCGGATGCCGTGAACGCAATGCGCACGCAGAACGACTATCTCATCACCACCGGCGGAATCGGCCCGACGCACGACGACATCACCGTGGATTCGATCGCGCTGGCGTTTGGCGTCCCGGTCATCGTGCATCCCGAGGCCAGGCGCATCCTCGAGGAGTATTACGCGACGCGGGGCGGACTGAACGATGCGCGCCTGCGTATGGCGCGGACGCCCGAGGGCGCCGAGCTCATTCAGAACGAGGAGTCCGGCGCTCCGGGCGTGAAGATCGGCAATGTCTACATCCTCGCGGGTGTGCCGAGCATCGCTGCGCAGATGCTGGAGGCGCTGGACGGCAAGCTGGAAGGCGGCCGGCCCGTCGTTTCGGTGACCGTGGGAGCCTATGCCGCCGAAAGCGAGGTCGCGGACATCCTGCGCGAGACCGAGGCCTCGCATCCCGGCGTTGTGATCGGCAGCTATCCCTTCTTCCGCGACGGGCGTCATGGCGCCAATTTCGTGCTTCGCTCGGTCGATGGCCCGCTTGCGGAGGGCACGGCGGACGAACTGAGCCGGCGCCTCGTCGAGGCCGGCCTGGACCCGGTTCGCGGCGGCATTTAG
- a CDS encoding NTP transferase domain-containing protein, whose translation MKAIILSAGQGSRLGHLVDGRPKCLIEFNGRTLLDRQLDTLEANGVHEAVVVTGFHDELVNAAIAARSGGPKVRTIYNPFYKVADNTGSLYMAREELSGDCLVWNGDTLVSRDLMAKVVGNTRSGICVTIDRKDSYDDDDMKVVAADDGSLRAIGKRISEGVNAESIGLLAFRAGGAEQFRNAIEKAMRTTEGTTIWYLRVIHHLAQSGEVWTLDINGSEWGEVDFPPDVEAAQQLTARWDAAKVTAAA comes from the coding sequence ATGAAAGCAATCATCCTTTCCGCCGGGCAGGGATCGCGGCTCGGACATCTAGTCGACGGCCGACCGAAGTGCCTGATCGAGTTCAACGGGCGCACCTTGCTCGACCGACAGCTCGACACGCTCGAGGCGAACGGCGTGCACGAGGCCGTCGTCGTCACCGGCTTCCACGACGAGCTGGTCAATGCAGCGATTGCGGCTCGGAGCGGAGGACCGAAGGTCCGGACGATCTACAATCCGTTCTACAAGGTCGCGGACAACACCGGCTCGCTCTACATGGCCCGCGAGGAGCTGAGCGGCGATTGCCTCGTGTGGAACGGCGATACCTTGGTATCACGAGACCTCATGGCCAAGGTCGTGGGCAACACGCGGTCCGGGATCTGCGTCACGATCGACCGCAAGGACAGCTACGATGACGATGACATGAAGGTCGTCGCGGCCGATGACGGCAGTCTCCGAGCAATCGGCAAGCGGATCAGCGAAGGCGTCAACGCGGAATCCATCGGCCTTCTGGCATTCCGCGCGGGCGGCGCGGAGCAATTCCGCAACGCCATCGAGAAGGCGATGCGGACCACCGAGGGCACCACCATCTGGTACCTGCGCGTGATCCATCACCTGGCTCAGAGCGGTGAAGTGTGGACGCTCGACATCAACGGTTCCGAATGGGGCGAAGTCGACTTCCCGCCCGACGTGGAGGCCGCGCAGCAGCTGACGGCGCGGTGGGACGCGGCGAAAGTGACGGCCGCGGCTTAG